CGATCAATCTGTTCATCATGTCTCCTTTGGCAAGTCAAACAACGCCCGCACAGGCATCACGCCAGACGGGCTTTCAAGCGAGGCATCTGGGCCAAGGCATTGGCACGGTCCACCATCGCCCGTTCGCTGGACGAGAAGGTGTCATTGAGTTCGGCGTTCGGATCACCAGGCCACTTGAGGGAGTACACCAACTTCGAGTACGGGAAGTCCGATCCGAACAGGATGTGGCCGGTGTCTGTCACTTTGCGGGCGGCCGCCATGGCAGGCGGAGCCGCTGACAGCGCCGTGTCGAAGTACAACCTGGAGAACGCACTGTTGCGGGCGTCCAGGTGCAGCGCCAACAGACCTGCTCGGTAGGACAAGAATGGAATGGCGCCGCCAGCATGCGCCAACATCCACCGTATGCGTGGATACCGCCAGAAGATGCCCTTGTAGAGCATGTTGGTGGCCGCGCGCGTTGTCTCGAACGGGAACTCGAGCACAAAGTTGGGAATGTCCACCTCGGGCCGGGTTGGCGGCGCCACCGGATGCACAAACACGAAGGCGCCCAGGTCGTTGAGGGTTCTCATCAACGGTGCGAGCAGCGGGTCGCCCAGGTAGGTGCCACCATGGTTCGAATACAAACCCACGCCATCCAGACCCAACACCGTCACGGCCCGATGCGCTTCCTGACACGCGGCCTCGACTTCGCGCTCGTCGGTGGCGTTGCTCAGCGGCAAGACCGCGAACGCGCCGAAGCGGCGGTGCGCCTCACTGTAGGCTGGCG
This genomic window from Aquabacterium sp. A3 contains:
- a CDS encoding amidohydrolase family protein, translating into MSQAHGVGSITRRNSLRLLLGGGMGAVGALGGVRSAAAATGNSRIDVHAHFIPDFFRDALRAYGVQGDGGIPLPSWSIQEAVSFMDKFRIAAQVVSLSEPGLGFLPDLDSRVYMARQLNDYVRQALLGAPAYSEAHRRFGAFAVLPLSNATDEREVEAACQEAHRAVTVLGLDGVGLYSNHGGTYLGDPLLAPLMRTLNDLGAFVFVHPVAPPTRPEVDIPNFVLEFPFETTRAATNMLYKGIFWRYPRIRWMLAHAGGAIPFLSYRAGLLALHLDARNSAFSRLYFDTALSAAPPAMAAARKVTDTGHILFGSDFPYSKLVYSLKWPGDPNAELNDTFSSSERAMVDRANALAQMPRLKARLA